The following coding sequences are from one Flexibacter flexilis DSM 6793 window:
- a CDS encoding DUF4407 domain-containing protein, translated as MGKFLEYASFTDEGLLSQCTNHSRMMQRAVGLCVWLVILLSATNMAYLGWTVSNSYLVAAFLFFIYGGIMLQIERVMYGSASNKGALFRLMFLLGVTFMLHTVNEYVVYDKEITQTIEENYQQKRLATIEPMTNAVGNYLASKKELQDQLTGLRQQKADLESKLAQEIGGVSFSQKVSGNAGDGQLAGIIKNDIALCEQKIQDLEGRISSTETGFKRDSVAAATKQDILGLSSTPHYSPVERSAALGKAKDKADEYHQTAFELWSKIVIAFSVFFESCVLILKQMVKTDYTDLAKSNQLLAQKNIAIRTEIANAFLDEMVNPSPNSGVIRQDLGYRLVESNIVREQINGDFVNLGKPKEPEYA; from the coding sequence ATGGGCAAGTTTTTAGAGTATGCCTCCTTTACGGATGAGGGACTGCTATCCCAATGCACGAATCATTCTCGCATGATGCAACGGGCGGTGGGGTTATGTGTTTGGCTGGTGATTTTGTTGTCGGCCACGAATATGGCTTATTTGGGTTGGACGGTGTCCAATAGCTATCTTGTGGCGGCCTTTCTGTTCTTTATTTATGGGGGCATTATGCTGCAAATCGAACGCGTTATGTACGGGAGTGCAAGCAATAAAGGGGCATTGTTTCGATTGATGTTCCTGTTGGGCGTTACTTTTATGCTGCATACCGTGAACGAATACGTTGTCTATGACAAGGAAATCACGCAGACTATTGAGGAAAATTACCAGCAAAAGCGACTGGCCACCATCGAACCGATGACCAACGCGGTGGGTAATTATTTGGCCAGCAAAAAGGAGCTGCAAGACCAGCTCACAGGCTTGAGACAGCAAAAAGCGGATTTGGAAAGCAAATTGGCGCAAGAAATAGGTGGCGTGTCTTTCAGCCAAAAGGTAAGCGGCAATGCGGGTGACGGTCAGTTGGCGGGTATCATTAAGAATGATATTGCCTTGTGTGAGCAGAAAATCCAAGACCTCGAAGGGCGAATTTCTTCCACTGAAACAGGATTTAAGCGGGACAGTGTGGCAGCGGCGACCAAACAGGATATTCTGGGGCTAAGTTCCACGCCTCATTACTCCCCTGTGGAACGCAGTGCGGCCTTGGGAAAAGCCAAAGACAAGGCCGACGAATATCACCAAACGGCATTTGAGCTGTGGAGTAAGATAGTGATTGCCTTCTCGGTGTTCTTTGAAAGTTGTGTGTTAATCCTTAAACAAATGGTAAAAACAGACTACACCGATTTGGCCAAGAGCAATCAATTATTGGCGCAGAAGAATATCGCGATTCGCACGGAGATAGCGAATGCGTTTTTGGACGAAATGGTGAATCCAAGCCCTAATAGTGGAGTCATTCGACAAGACTTGGGTTATCGTCTGGTTGAGTCGAATATTGTTCGGGAGCAGATTAACGGAGACTTTGTGAATTTGGGTAAACCGAAAGAACCTGAATATGCTTGA